From the Sporohalobacter salinus genome, one window contains:
- a CDS encoding phage tail tape measure protein — MEALTGLNKINDKTGTFTDRMKNAGKTLDRNKEKLSKFAAAGTLFIGSSLKSAADFNQKMTRAGTLADATAQEQEKMKQTALKAGIETAKTAEASAKAMGILAKKGFTAKESMSALQPVLKASSANQVKMTTSTSVVSNTLDSMEMKASETRRVVDVLTKTANTSGANFSSLGSSFKEVDSIATNVGMSIEETASIIGKLGNAGITGAKAGNILKNMLTDLNKEAENGKVSLNGTKIRVMDAQGSFLSMSKILGQTNDALAGLDSQARSQALEKLFDRKEIKGVNALLEQGASQLTKYEQKLLDSGGTVEAITNKQSDTLSGSMQRLKGAVNAVKIVFGNELAPAINFVASGLIRLTSWFVSLPDYAKETIVMTTTLAIGLAKVGAIIGSLYGPISTFVNLFTSGGPIYTALSWFGNVALPWLTTSISMFASSLLSFATTTISMLVSGLSTAASAVLSFSTALLTSPITWIVAGVAALTYGLYELATNWDFVKGKVISFVDTAMQKIASVKNWIISTIGKKGLLGILFPSLGVEKFIANGIKSIKSKLVAFKDWLFGLWPENGIADFLLPSFKNMPSWIQGASKKVTEFISGDTNQLKNQPISNKEELSTINDQKSIETTKQSIRKPQTQNRQVNNITIEISEAVNPREAGMNVKEIIENYFKQEASAAGV, encoded by the coding sequence ATGGAAGCACTTACTGGATTAAATAAAATTAACGATAAAACAGGTACTTTTACTGATAGAATGAAAAATGCAGGAAAAACATTAGACCGAAATAAAGAAAAGTTATCTAAGTTTGCGGCAGCTGGAACTTTATTTATCGGATCATCATTAAAGTCGGCAGCTGATTTTAATCAAAAGATGACTCGGGCAGGAACTTTAGCAGATGCTACAGCACAAGAACAAGAAAAAATGAAACAAACAGCATTAAAAGCAGGGATTGAAACTGCTAAGACTGCCGAAGCTTCAGCTAAAGCTATGGGGATACTAGCTAAAAAAGGGTTTACTGCAAAAGAATCTATGAGTGCTTTACAACCAGTCTTAAAAGCTTCAAGTGCTAATCAAGTAAAGATGACTACTTCCACTTCGGTTGTTTCAAATACATTAGATTCAATGGAGATGAAAGCAAGCGAAACTAGAAGAGTAGTTGATGTGCTAACCAAAACCGCCAATACCTCTGGTGCTAATTTTAGTTCCTTGGGTAGTTCTTTTAAAGAAGTGGATTCAATAGCGACTAATGTAGGAATGAGTATTGAAGAAACCGCTAGCATTATAGGAAAGTTAGGAAATGCCGGAATTACAGGTGCTAAAGCAGGAAACATCTTAAAAAATATGTTGACTGATTTGAATAAAGAAGCAGAGAATGGAAAGGTGAGTCTTAATGGTACAAAAATACGGGTAATGGATGCACAGGGTAGTTTTCTATCAATGAGTAAGATATTAGGACAAACAAATGATGCTCTTGCTGGATTAGATTCACAAGCAAGATCACAGGCTTTAGAAAAACTATTTGACCGCAAAGAGATAAAAGGCGTTAATGCTTTATTAGAGCAAGGAGCAAGTCAGTTAACTAAATATGAACAGAAATTATTAGATTCTGGTGGTACAGTTGAAGCCATAACTAATAAACAGTCAGATACATTGTCAGGATCTATGCAGAGGTTAAAAGGAGCTGTTAATGCGGTAAAAATTGTATTTGGAAATGAGTTAGCACCAGCAATTAATTTTGTAGCTAGTGGACTTATAAGGTTAACCAGCTGGTTTGTGAGCTTACCAGATTATGCAAAAGAAACTATTGTAATGACAACAACATTAGCCATTGGTTTAGCGAAAGTAGGGGCTATTATTGGTTCTCTTTATGGTCCTATAAGTACATTTGTTAACTTGTTTACTTCTGGTGGTCCTATTTATACAGCATTATCATGGTTTGGTAATGTAGCTCTACCTTGGTTGACTACTTCTATTTCTATGTTTGCTTCTAGTTTATTATCTTTTGCTACAACAACTATTTCAATGTTAGTTAGCGGCTTAAGCACTGCTGCTTCAGCTGTATTAAGTTTTAGTACTGCGTTACTTACTAGTCCGATTACTTGGATAGTAGCTGGAGTTGCCGCTTTAACCTATGGGTTATATGAGTTAGCAACAAATTGGGATTTCGTTAAAGGAAAAGTGATAAGTTTTGTAGATACTGCTATGCAGAAAATAGCTTCGGTTAAAAATTGGATAATATCAACAATAGGTAAGAAGGGCTTATTAGGAATTTTATTTCCATCACTTGGTGTTGAAAAGTTTATAGCTAATGGTATAAAAAGTATTAAATCTAAGTTAGTTGCATTCAAAGATTGGTTATTTGGATTATGGCCAGAGAATGGTATTGCAGATTTTTTACTGCCTTCATTTAAAAATATGCCTTCGTGGATACAAGGGGCTAGCAAAAAAGTAACTGAATTTATTAGTGGTGATACAAATCAATTAAAAAATCAACCAATATCTAACAAAGAAGAATTAAGTACTATAAATGATCAAAAATCAATTGAAACTACAAAACAGTCAATAAGAAAACCTCAAACACAAAATAGACAGGTAAATAATATAACTATAGAAATATCAGAAGCAGTAAATCCAAGGGAAGCTGGAATGAATGTTAAAGAAATAATAGAAAATTACTTTAAACAAGAGGCTAGTGCAGCTGGAGTTTAG
- a CDS encoding phage structural protein produces the protein MPKYSSKNVTITFNEGLVMTGLVDDDFVTCERNTEKRSFSVGADGTVVVNESNDDTGKITVSLQQTSPTNKELRRLYKSGKSFDINVADNNPNTADAGGSEAYVMNTPGKNNGTEVGENEWEILVADYTEE, from the coding sequence ATGCCTAAATATAGTTCAAAAAATGTAACTATTACTTTCAATGAAGGTTTAGTCATGACAGGTTTAGTTGATGATGATTTTGTAACTTGCGAACGCAACACGGAGAAAAGAAGTTTTTCAGTTGGTGCTGATGGAACAGTAGTTGTAAATGAATCTAATGATGATACTGGAAAGATAACAGTGAGTTTGCAACAGACTTCACCTACTAATAAAGAACTTAGAAGACTTTATAAATCAGGAAAATCCTTTGATATTAATGTAGCTGACAACAATCCTAATACAGCTGATGCCGGTGGTTCTGAGGCTTATGTGATGAATACTCCTGGTAAGAATAACGGAACAGAAGTAGGAGAAAATGAGTGGGAAATCTTAGTTGCTGATTATACCGAAGAATAA